The following proteins are encoded in a genomic region of Amphiura filiformis chromosome 11, Afil_fr2py, whole genome shotgun sequence:
- the LOC140164946 gene encoding diphthine methyltransferase-like: MECNTTNNTEQVQYVDTEYSADSVEWCPIDGFKDVLACGTYQLEDAAQDSNQDENSSSSQSQPHRRRLGKLILYTLHSDISSESASDATGNKPLQENQALEMPAILDMKWCCQSISDRPCLAVANAEGQVILYSTLPNDGKREGYRLEQLSSHSIVPSPDEQCLALSLDWANAKWNGPSQIVVSDSKGKLNLLDVTSDTVAMTSLLQWDAHGFEAWIAAFDYWQPSIVYSGGDDCRFKGWDVRTPCYKPTFVSKSHQMGVCSIQSNVNREHLLASGSYDENILVWDTRQMRQPLSETPIGGGVWRLKWHPKHGRLLLAAGMHNGFHILDCDTITENQSQPIVASYMEHKSLAYGVDWCRQDGITSNYGIPSNKTDDTDQLQDALSQCSVDDSGNTSGAACNASKTTQQRTGDEPIQVSPETTVSSVDASVLQRTKANNETDISAKTDIEEFLASCSFYDHSMHLWKFKH; encoded by the exons ATGGAATGTAACACTACAAATAATACTGAGCAAGTACAATATGTGGATACTGAATATAGTGCCGACTCCGTGGAGTGGTGTCCCATTGATGGATTCAAGGATGTGTTAGCTTGTGGGACATACCAGCTGGAGGATGCAGCACAAGACAGCAACCAG GACGAAAATAGTAGTTCCAGTCAAAGTCAGCCTCACAGGAGACGATTAGGAAAACTGATTCTGTATACCTTACATTCTGACATATCAAGTGAGTCTGCATCTGATGCTACAGGCAATAAACCACTTCAAGAAAACCAAGCTTTGGAAATGCCTGCTATCCTAGATATGAAATG GTGTTGCCAGTCCATTTCAGACAGACCCTGCCTGGCAGTAGCTAATGCTGAAGGACAAGTCATTTTGTATTCTACATTACCAAATGAT GGTAAAAGAGAAGGTTATCGTCTAGAGCAGCTCAGTTCCCATAGTATTGTACCATCTCCTGATGAGCAGTGTTTAGCGCTATCTCTTGACTGGGCCAATGCCAAATGGAACGG CCCTTCACAGATTGTTGTAAGCGACTCCAAAGGTAAACTGAATCTGTTAGATGTGACCTCTGACACGGTTGCCATGACATCACTACTGCAATGGGATGCACATGGATTTGAGGCTTGgattgctgcatttgactattgGCAGCCTAGTATTGTCTACTCAG GTGGAGATGACTGTCGTTTTAAGGGTTGGGATGTACGAACACCTTGCTACAAACCAACTTTTGTGAGTAAAAG CCATCAAATGGGAGTATGTTCCATACAAAGCAATGTCAACAGAGAACATCTATTGGCATCTGGAAG CTATGATGAGAACATTCTAGTATGGGACACAAGGCAGATGCGTCAACCACTGAGTGAGACACCTATAGGGGGCGGTGTTTGGCGTCTCAAATGGCATCCCAAACATGGCCGTCTACTCTTGGCTGCTGGTATGCATAATGGATTCCATATATTAGACTGTGACACAATAACAG AAAACCAAAGCCAACCAATTGTAGCATCTTATATGGAGCACAAGTCACTAGCATATGGTGTAGACTGGTGCAGACAAGATGGCATCACATCTAACTATGGGATACCTTCAAATAAGACTGATGACACTGACCAATTACAAGATGCATTGTCTCAATGTAGTGTTGATGATTCTGGCAATACAAGTGGTGCAGCCTGCAATGCATCCAAGACTACCCAACAAAGGACTGGGGATGAACCGATACAGGTGTCACCAGAAACAACGGTTTCTAGTGTAGATGCAAGTGTGTTGCAGAGGACTAAGGCAAACAATGAAACGGATATTTCTGCTAAAACTGACATTGAAGAGTTTCTAGCATCTTGTTCCTTTTATGACCACTCTATGCATCTTTGGAAATTTAAACACTGA